In Eleutherodactylus coqui strain aEleCoq1 chromosome 4, aEleCoq1.hap1, whole genome shotgun sequence, the following are encoded in one genomic region:
- the LOC136626645 gene encoding olfactory receptor 5AR1-like, whose amino-acid sequence MIIHHKDTSLNFNGTDFFIEGLSDAPELQYPGFFIFLLIYLAIIFGNASIFSVICLNSNLHTPMYIFLMNLSLVDIFYTSTILPKLLNMLLTKTNTISFWGCVYQMYLFLAMACAEVLLLSAMAYDRYVAICHPLHYISLMSLRQSAGMAVTSWSIGFLDPSGHAVLISRLSFCASRLIDHFFCDVIPLLKISCSDTSEVELITYLEGSFILSSAFLLTLVSYIFIISTIVKIKSAEGRLKAFSTCSSHLTCVVIFYGTIICLYMRPTTSYTPKQDKFVALLYAILVPVLNPFIYSLKNQEIKNAFMKFKVKLSY is encoded by the coding sequence ATGATCATACACCACAAAGATACTTCTCTCAATTTTAATGGCACTGATTTCTTTATTGAAGGCTTGTCTGATGCCCCCGAGCTCCAATATCCTGGCTTCTTTATATTTTTACTGATTTATCTTGCCATTATTTTTGGAAATGCCAGCATCTTTTCAGTTATTTGCTTGAATTCCAACCTTCATACTCCCATGTACATATTCCTGATGAATCTCTCACTTGTTGATATATTTTATACTTCCACTATTCTGCCTAAACTTCTAAACATGCTCCTCACTAAAACTAATACAATCTCATTTTGGGGTTGTGTATATCAGATGTACTTGTTTTTAGCTATGGCATGTGCTGAAGTCCTCTTGCTGTCAGCCATGGCATATGACCGCTATGTGGCAATTTGTCACCCTCTGCATTATATTTCTTTAATGAGTCTAAGACAATCAGCTGGCATGGCAGTTACTTCATGGAGTATTGGATTTTTGGACCCTAGTGGTCATGCAGTACTTATATCTAGACTGTCTTTCTGTGCATCACGCCTTATTGACCACTTCTTCTGTGATGTCATTCCACTGTTAAAAATTTCCTGCAGTGATACGTCTGAAGTGGAGTTGATTACGTATCTTGAAGGATCATTCATTTTATCCTCTGCCTTTTTGCTCACATTGGTTTCATATATATTCATTATTTCCACCATTGTAAAGATAAAATCTGCAGAAGGTCGACTTAAAGCGTTCTCCACCTGCTCCTCCCACCTAACATGTGTTGTCATATTTTATGGGACAATCATCTGTTTGTACATGAGACCTACAACAAGTTACACCCCTAAACAAGACAAGTTTGTTGCTCTTCTTTATGCTATTTTAGTTCCGGTCCTAAACCCTTTTATTTACAGTCTTAAAAATCAGGAAATTAAAAACGCTTTCATGAAATTTAAGGTTAAATTgtcttactaa